From Plasmodium malariae genome assembly, chromosome: 8:
GTTCCCcataaaatacaaaacatTCTGGGTAAGTTTCAtctaaaaaggaaaaacaagcACAGTTCATGTAtcacaaatgtatatatcgCAAtgtctttaaatttttcccattttcgttatttcgttatttcgTATTATCGtgttttctctttttcgcattttctcattttcgcattttctctttttcgcattttctcttttttgcattttctcattttcgcattttctcattttcgcattttctcattttcgcattttctcattttcgcattttctctttttcgctttttcattttatcttttcttctttcttttagACTTACTACAAAGAGATAGAATCCCTGTTTTGGACTGCTGAGGATTATAATTTTGATAAGGATAAACAATACTTGGACAACATTGACAAAAATATGCTTGTGAAATTGTTCGAGCTTGTTTGCTTCTATAGTTTGAAGTACCGACAACTgacgaaaaaaaagaaaaaaaaaagaacataaaaTGAACGGAAAGCTATGCTATAACTTTAATGCATAGTAATACACAAATGTACAAGAGCGGGTTAATTGCTCAACTACGTAATAGgacatatgtacgtatatatatgcacgtatgtatgtgtacacGTGTGTAATCGAATTTActgttctttttattttttttttttccactttGCAGGGATTTGCACGTGTACAAGGAACAAGCACTAATAACGAGCAAAATGTTAGACATTATTCAAATACCAGAAGGCAGAGCTTTTTACGGTTTTCAGATGTGTATGGAAAATATTCATGATGAAGTTTATGCATGTATTTTTGAAACGTATATTCCTGACTCTAAACAGAAAAgagtaataattaataaggTAATACAACTAGAtagtgttttaaaaaaacaaaaatggcTAACTGAAATATTCGAAACAAATATCCCTTTCTACAATAAACTAATTCTTATCTATATTTCTAAAGTTCTTTTTAACGGAACGTTAAATATTCTAATTGGTTATTGTAAGGAAAATTCTATTCTACCTGGATTATGTACCGTTcatgaaaaaatacataGAGATGAATATCTTCATGGTGATTTTTCAGTTATGTGTTGtaatcatttaaataataaattaaaatatgaatatgtattagaatattttaaaatagcaGTTGAGTTAGAGTATCAGTTCTCTTTGGAAATGCTAGAACTGTCtgtcttaaaaataaaaaaagaacaagtCAAATCCTTTTTGGAATATTTAGCTGATAGCATGTTAGTAAATTTGAAATACCCAAAACATTTTAATGCAAAATATCCCTTTTCTTGGCCTGAATTTAATAAGGTACTAAagcacacacatacatacacacacacacatgcGCACTATCACGCGTACACTGCTTATATGATGTGTAAAATACACTTTAAGCATGAAACTGCTTAACTTTCGTTTTTCATATGTTTTGTCAGTTAacagatatatacatacatatcgTACTGCTATGTTGTCACAACTGTCCGACATGTTATTTCCATTATGAAAATTCTCCAccaatgttttatattattttattttgctttattgtatattgttctgttatatattatatgttttacattgttttatatatatagtacttttttaatattatttttgtatctttttttttcatgtatttATAGATCACTGTGAGTGAGAGTCAAAAAACAGAGTCCGTTAAAAAAGCTGATGAAATTTATGgtgaaaaacaaataacGTTTGACGAAGACTTCTGAGTGAAGCATATCCTAATGGCAAAATTTAGGgataaaagggaaaaaatagaataaaataaatgaagcGAAACAGAACAAAACGAAACtccatcatttttatatgaagtATGAAGCCACCATAAATGGGTagacatatttattattaccaacagaccatttaataaataaagcaaaaataagAAGATATCACTTTGTATACGAACATCTGTGTATTATGTTTGTATGCAATgtatgtctttttttttttttttttttttactatttcttaattttatttatatatattaaataaaaccTGCTCActtatacattatttatatatatatatatatataagaaaattcataaaaataccaaaaaaaaaaaaaaaaaaaaaaaaaaatttacgaaAAAACTAAACACACCttcaatttatttaactCGGAACGCGATATCCAGTTCGTGTAATTTGAAGCAAATCAtttgaacaaataaaaatgtaaaagttAAGGGAGAGTGGGggatacacatatatatatatatgtacacacagATATGTATACGCATGAAAATACGCATAAAGTATGCATATGCACAGATTGTtatgaaaaagagaaaaataggATTGGCTGAATTATAATTTGCTAAGAcgacatttttatttttattacatgcATAAGCGGTAATTCTTTTCCCTATACTTTCAAAGAATATAACTAAATATTGCTTTTAGTAAGTctaaaaagatgaaaaattattagaaagctgctacaaaattatttagctatatatatgctcttaaacatatatatatatatatatattatgaaatacacaatatataaaataatttatatgcacCCCCCGGATGTGCGCATAATTATGCTACTCTTGGGTAATTGTGCTAAcatgaaattataattttaatttataccCACATTGAGAACTAGTGCAAATTCGTTAAATGCCATTTACATGAAATGTTTTGTTCAAAAAATgcagattttttttttttttctccagCTACTTTTAACTATTCtacttattataaaatgcataaaaaatgtacattttttttttttttttctgcacATTTGAAGGTGTGCAGGAATACTTTTTTCCTTCCTTTGTTTCTTTACTATGGTTATcaatgtgtacatatatgcgcGCAGTgcttgttttatttttctcaacAAGCGTACCCACACTTACCctcacatacatatacatatttgtaaaattttatattaaatgtgAGACACTTCAAGCATAATGAGGCATCTAATATGGTTTCATTTTTCTACTGGAATATCATTTAGTTCAAAGAGTTccaattaaaacaaaatattttgtaaaaaccaagtatcatttttttatggaGTATTATGGTACTCACTTTTTATAGAACATATAGCAAGCATTTTCTACATtctacaattttattttgcacaGAAGATTtgatcaaaaaataaaatatatgacgAGTATTCCCATTATTCATGTTATTGCATAATGcgcatattttttactgatatatatacaataaatgtaaaatattttttaaaatttacagTAATACTTTACGTGGATAAGGAAAAACACATTAAACtgcgtaaaaaaaaaaaaaaaaaatatgtaggCATGTgcataaaaagtatatgaGGAATAAAGGACATCATAAGCAATATTCTTCATgctatatacaaaaatatatacaaacatatttatattttatatatacatgtatatgtatgtatgttatatacacatgcatatgtatatatatatatatattgtataaaaaGTATGCACTTCAAAAATGAAGGGGGTTAGTTAAACCAGTAGTGTATTTACTTGCATATGTATTGTAGTCATTTATTGTAATAAGTATTCAAGCATTCATGATATGAACAAACATTAATTCTaaacaatttataaaataatatatattgcatatataaacaaaaaatctGAAACCCCCCTACTACTCTATTAAAGCTATCGTTAATCCTACATTcaatagaaaaagaaaaaaaaaagaaaaaaaacctAGCAAAATATGTGGTatcgtatatatttataataatgtgcactacaaaaaaaaaaaataaataaaataaataaagcaattaaattatataatcttttttttttttttttttttttttgctattatCTTAAAGTCCACTTTTTTtcatgagaaaaaaatataaattttttctttttttttttattattttttattttaaaatatataattacatttaattttttataaaattaaaaattatccttatcaaaaatttttaaaagatcattgttaaaatttttattaagcCATATTTTCTTACAATATTatctacatattttaaatcacataaaatattcattttataaagtttacccattttttaaaataaaaaattatattatataatttataaattcacCGTACTTGCAAAAAAAATGGCTAGTGTAATAACTCGCATATCAGCCCGGGAAATTTTAGGTAAAAGGCGCTCACTACGCATATAGTGTACTACATAAATGGATCCATAAGCGTATGTATACGTGTATACAtcatatacatgcatacatatatatatatgtatatatatatgtatatatatatgtatatatgtatgtatatatgtatatatgtatgtatatatgtatatatgtatgtatatatgtatgtatataggtatgtatatatgtttgtttaTGTACGTAGGttcatacatgtatatatgatcCTGCGCGTGAATATCTGTTATTCCGTATGGGATGCTTTTATAAGGTCATACCAATTATTTAGttattgatatttttataaaaaagctcaaagtataaatattcttttgaaATATACCCAAATGGGTAGTTcatcataaaaaatttatacttcAATTTTCAACAAATAACAGAATAACTGAGTTTATTaacttcttttttgtttttactaattttatatgttaactTAATTTCGTCCTGTATAACCCATTTTTAAGTCTCAAAAATTGTACAGCTGCGATTACATTTGGAGAGGAGCATGCCACCATGCGTACGGATGAATAATATTGTTCGCCGTGCATgcccttatatatatatatatatatatatatatatatatacatacatacatacatatgaactaatatacatatgaactaatatacatatgaactaatatacatatgaactaatatacatatgaactaatatacatatgaactaatatacatatgaactaatatacatatgaactaatatacatatgaactaatatacatatgaactaatatacatatgaactaatatacatatgaacgaatatacatatgcacatattttaatttaaggGGAGCAATTAAGCTCTCAGAATTACATAGTATTTGCTCTGCATAACCACCCCACAGATACCTTCATAAATTTCATTGTTCATAACACAATTGCGGTGaagttgtatatatatatacatatatatatgtgtgccAATATATGCACGTGGGATAGTGAAATTTTTGGTGTAACGGTTTAGCGCGTACCTAATTTACTTCTTAACCGTTTTCTTGCGCGTGCATATGTAGAGAAAGACAAAATTTTCTTTGAACCTTTTTCAACAAAAAGCatgttctatatttttttacgcGTTACTTTGTGATTATGATACTAAGATACGCGCACATTTTTTTCTCACATCTGCTGatgcgtatgtatatatggcatgcatatatatatatatgtatatatacttttatatatgtatatgtctGTTTATTTCGCTTGAACAGACTCCAGAGGAAACCCAACGGTTGAAGTCGATTTGGAAACAAACTTGGGTATCTTTCGCGCTGCTGTTCCTTCCGGAGCATCCACGGGTATTTACGAAGCACTTGAGCTTAGAGACAATGACAAGAGTAGGTATTTAGGAAAAGGTGTTCAACAAGCAATTaagaatattaatgaaaagatAGCACCAAAATTGATTGGATTAAATTGCACAGAACAGAAGAAGATCGACAATATGATGGTTCAAGAATTAGATGGTAGTAAGAATGAATGGGGATGgtcaaaaaacaaattaggGGCTAATGCAATTTTAGCTATTTCTATGGCAGTATGTAGAGCTGGTGCTGCGGCAAATAAAGTTtctttatacaaatatttagcTCAACTAGCTGACAAAAAAACAGATCAAATGGTTTTACCAGTTCCTTGTTTAAATGTTATTAATGGTGGATCACATGCAGGTAATAAATTATCTTTCCAAGAATTCATGATAGTCCCAGTTGGTGCTCCAAGTTTTAAAGAAGCTTTAAGATATGGTGCAGAAGTATATCATACATTAAAatcagaaataaaaaagaaatacggAATCGATGCGACAAATGTAGGTGATGAAGGAGGATTTGCaccaaatattttaaatgcaaATGAAGCCCTTGATTTGTTAGTAAGTGCTATTAAGGGAGCTGGATATGAAGGTAAGGTAAAAATTGCTATGGATGTTGCTGCTTCAGAGTTTTATAACAGTGATAACAAAACATATGACTTAGATTTTAAAACACCAAATAATGATAAGTCATTAGTAAAAACTGGTGCTGAGTTAGTTAACTTATACATCGATTTAGTTAAAAAGTATCCTATCATTTCAATTGAAGATCCATTTGATCAAGATGATTGGGAAAACTATGCAAAACTTACAGAAGCTATTGGTAAGGACGTACAAATTGTAGGAGATGATTTATTAGTTACAAATCCAACCAGAATTACTAAAGCACTTGAGAAAAAAGCATGTAATGCTTTATTACTTAAAGTAAACCAAATTGGTTCAATAACAGAAGCTATTGAAGCATGCTTACTttctcaaaaaaataattgggGAGTCATGGTATCACACAGGTCAGGTGAAACAGAAGATGTTTTTATTGCTGACTTAGTTGTTGCACTTAGAACTGGTCAAATAAAAACTGGTGCTCCTTGTAGAAGTGAAAGAAATGCCAAGTATAATCAATTGTTAAGAATTGAGGAATCCCTTGGCAGTAGCGCGCTTTTTGCGGGGGAAAAGTTCAGATTACAGATGAATTAACGGgaaaaggcaaaaaaaattagataaaaaataaagttaaattaaggaagaaaaaataaaaatatatatatataaataaaaaaaaaataaaaaaaaaaaaaaaaaaaaaaaaaaaaataaaataaaattaaaaaaagaataaaataataaaaaagaataaaataataaaaaaaaaaaaatatactattaaGGCATAAACGAACACTAGCCGTTGAGAACGGAGAATTTTGGCACATATTGTTGTACGTAATAGTATGAG
This genomic window contains:
- the PmUG01_08031800 gene encoding ribonucleotide reductase small subunit, putative, encoding MNKEYYHNQEVLLEAQNNDDILKENQFRWVMFPIKYKTFWTYYKEIESLFWTAEDYNFDKDKQYLDNIDKNMLVKLFELVCFYSLKDLHVYKEQALITSKMLDIIQIPEGRAFYGFQMCMENIHDEVYACIFETYIPDSKQKRVIINKVIQLDSVLKKQKWLTEIFETNIPFYNKLILIYISKVLFNGTLNILIGYCKENSILPGLCTVHEKIHRDEYLHGDFSVMCCNHLNNKLKYEYVLEYFKIAVELEYQFSLEMLELSVLKIKKEQVKSFLEYLADSMLVNLKYPKHFNAKYPFSWPEFNKITVSESQKTESVKKADEIYGEKQITFDEDF
- the ENO gene encoding enolase, putative gives rise to the protein MASVITRISAREILDSRGNPTVEVDLETNLGIFRAAVPSGASTGIYEALELRDNDKSRYLGKGVQQAIKNINEKIAPKLIGLNCTEQKKIDNMMVQELDGSKNEWGWSKNKLGANAILAISMAVCRAGAAANKVSLYKYLAQLADKKTDQMVLPVPCLNVINGGSHAGNKLSFQEFMIVPVGAPSFKEALRYGAEVYHTLKSEIKKKYGIDATNVGDEGGFAPNILNANEALDLLVSAIKGAGYEGKVKIAMDVAASEFYNSDNKTYDLDFKTPNNDKSLVKTGAELVNLYIDLVKKYPIISIEDPFDQDDWENYAKLTEAIGKDVQIVGDDLLVTNPTRITKALEKKACNALLLKVNQIGSITEAIEACLLSQKNNWGVMVSHRSGETEDVFIADLVVALRTGQIKTGAPCRSERNAKYNQLLRIEESLGSSALFAGEKFRLQMN